The window CTTTCCGCCGAGGCCTGGGCCAGAGAAAGCAGGTCCCTCGCATCCCGCCCGAGGGCCTCTCTGAGGTCGCGGGCATGCTCCTCACACAGCTTCGCGACGTGCTCCAGGCCGTACCGACTGCGCACCAGGTCGGCCTCTGCCAGCCAGGCGCGGATCAAGGCAGATACAGCTGGGCCAGGGAACGGACCGCTCGACTGCGATTGAGCCTTCGATCTCCTCTTCGCCACCATCAACCGTGCTGCCTACAGGCTAACCACGATTTGAACCCTGCCCTGGGTCATCTCAGGGATGGAGGCGCGGACCGCAGGTGACCCCAGGTACTGCGGCGGCCACTCGCCGTTGCTCTGGCTAAACACTGTCGTGGCACCTACTGGAATCGACCGCTGCGATCTCCACCCATTTCGGGTGGGAACGCGGGCGAGATGTGCGATGATTGCAGCAGACCGGCTGCAGGGCTGTAGGAGTTGCGGAGAGGGGTCACGACAGGGTCCCACACCTGGTATACGCCGCCCCGCGCCGGAAGCAGAGTAAGACCGTGAAGCTCCGCGAACGAGCGCGTGACGATCGTGTGGGTAGAGACGAGCGGGACATCGCCCGAGCTGGAACCCGGGACCTGTCGGGCCTCGTGTATCACAGCCGCCACCACGGACGTGGCGTGCCCCACGGTCATCCGAACATGAGCACGCAGTGTCTCCGCCTTCAGCAGACTGGTCTCATCGGTTGCGGAGACGCTGTAAGGATCGGCGAGCTTGAAGCACCGTTGCGCGCCTGTCTCGTAGACGAGGGTCACCTGGGGCTCCATCACTTCGCCTCGGCCTGCAGCCGCCTTCGCCCGTTCTATCCCCTCGGCGACGGTGTATCGCGCCGCATCTGGGATCTCGTGGCTCGGGACCAACCCCGTGCTGCATGAGGCGTGTTCAGCGAGCCAGTATCGAATCCCGGATTCGTACACCTCCGGGAGAAACGTCGCCTGCCACATTCGCGCGGTTTCTCCGAGCTCAGCTTGCGTGGCATTCGAGGGCACCGCACCCGCCCGCTCTCTTCGAAGATCCAGGAGCGTTTCATTCCGCCCCCCGCACCTGGTGCAGATGCACACATTCAGCAGCCCTTCGAAGGTGCATTGCACAGCCCAGTCGATGCGGGCGGGGGGCCTCCCATCCTGACTGGTAAGCTGGAGGACCCTCCGTCCCCAGGCTGGCGGAGGGAACACAGCAGGCCCGACGTCCAAAGGTACAGGTACCCGGATGCAATCCGTGATGGGGTCTCGCTTGCGAGGGGATTGTGGCGACATACGATCTCCGTGTGGCTGGCGCTCGGTACTTATCGGCTGTACCGGTCTGGAAGCGATCCTGCCAGCCGGCTTGAAGCAGTTGCGGCGGATGTGCCCCAACCAGTAAGCTGTCCAGTGTAACGGCAACGATACCCCCCAAACCCCCCAGTCCGCAAACGCGGATCACGCCTCTTCCGACACGGGCGGGAGGCGGCGGCTTTCTGTCGCACAATTGAGAGAACTGGTTGCCGCCCGGGCTGAGGCCGAGGGATTACGCGAAGTAGCGCGTCAGATTGGCCTCGATCACAAGTCGGTCGCGCAGTTCCTCAATGGATCGGCACCTCGCGTGTCGACGCGTCAGAAGCTGGAGCGCTGGTTCGTGCAGCGGGTCGCTGCAGGTGGTCCGACCGATGCAGTCTCTGCGGAGGCTGCACTACGGGTGCTGCTGCATGACCTTCCGCCACTCCATCGCGATCCGGCAACGGGCGAAGCCCTTGCCGCGTTCCGAAGGATCTACATGAGCAGAAACGTCCCACCTCCCCGATGGCTCGCTGATCTCGAGGAAGAGACCAGCGGATAGACGCAACGCCCGGCCTGCATCCCGAGGGCTGTGTCGTTGCTGCTCCAATGCAATCGGCCGTCGAACCCGGTTTGGGCTCGACGGCTGATGCAGGTTGGGAGGAGTTGTTCGATCTCTACACCCCGAGATATTGGCCTGAACTCTCGTCCGGCCGGGCGTGCACGTACTGGTTGGTGGTCACGAGGGAGGCATGCCCGAGGGTGTCGCGCACCAGGTGCGCCGGCGCGCCACGGTCGAGCGCATGAGAGGCGTGGGCGTGCCGGAGCCAGTGGGGTGAGACGTTCAGGTCGATCCCGGCGCGCCGTGCGGCCCGTCGCACGATCCGCAACACCTGGCTTCGGTGGAGGTGTCCGCCCCGCCGGCTGCGAAAGACCGCGTCATCCGGTGCCCTGCCCTCCACGAGCGGACGCAGGGCGGCCCAGGTGTCCGGCGAGACGAGCACGGCGCGGGTCTTCCCTCCCTTCCCGTACAGCGTCACCTGGCCGGCGTCGCGCCCGCTGCGCCGGTCGACGCGCGGCTGGAGGTCCCGCACCTGGAGCCCGCAGATCTCGCTCACGCGGGCACCCGTGGCGTAGAAGAGGCGCAGCATCGCGTGGTCCCTCGGATCCGACTCCAGGGCCAGGATGCGCTGCACGTGCGCCTCGGGGAGGATTCGCTCCGCCAGCCGATTCCGGATCCTGGGGACGGAGATGGCGGCTCCCACGTTGTAGATGAGGTAGCCGGTGCGCTGCCCGAAGGTGAGGAGGGACTTCACCGCGGAGATCCTGCGGGCCCGCGTTGCGTCGGCAAGCCCGAGCGCCTCCAGGTGGTCCGCGTAGCGCTGCAGGTGCTCGAGCGAGATCTCCCGCAGGGTGACGCCCACGAACCGATTGAACTGGAGGACGTCCCGGCGATAAGCGTCCCGGGTGCATACGCTCTTCCCGTGGAGCCAGAGCCGGACCAGATGCTCGTCTCCGCCTTCCAGCTCGACCAGAGGTGGAAGTAGCGGAACGATCGGGGCGTGGATGAGGGCTGCGGCCTGTCCCATAAGAAACCCGGCGTGTGTATGGCGGCTCCGTGACCGGCAGACCGACGGTGCTCAGGCGCGTCTCCCGCAGGCCCGTCCGGTATACAGACGGGCGCGCCAGAGCCTTTCGCCCGCCATTGACACCCGGTCCTGAACCGGCGCTCCTGCAGGTCGCCGAGTGCCTGCGCCCGCTGGCCAGCACAGCCACCGTACGGTAGCACCTTCGTGAGCAACGACACCCCCGGAGCATCCGCCCCCGCTCTCATCTTGTCGCCAGCCACCTCACACGAGAAGCCCGGCTCCGATCGGCCTCTGCCCGAGCGATGGTCGGGTTCACCTCTGATCGAAGCGGAAAATTCTGGTGCTCAGATGAGCCGCGATCTATACTCTTACTTGCGTCT of the Longimicrobiaceae bacterium genome contains:
- a CDS encoding tyrosine-type recombinase/integrase gives rise to the protein MGQAAALIHAPIVPLLPPLVELEGGDEHLVRLWLHGKSVCTRDAYRRDVLQFNRFVGVTLREISLEHLQRYADHLEALGLADATRARRISAVKSLLTFGQRTGYLIYNVGAAISVPRIRNRLAERILPEAHVQRILALESDPRDHAMLRLFYATGARVSEICGLQVRDLQPRVDRRSGRDAGQVTLYGKGGKTRAVLVSPDTWAALRPLVEGRAPDDAVFRSRRGGHLHRSQVLRIVRRAARRAGIDLNVSPHWLRHAHASHALDRGAPAHLVRDTLGHASLVTTNQYVHARPDESSGQYLGV